A region from the Pogoniulus pusillus isolate bPogPus1 chromosome 43, bPogPus1.pri, whole genome shotgun sequence genome encodes:
- the LOC135192593 gene encoding feather keratin B-4-like, with protein MSSYGALLSSGCSEPCEVTCPEPCISYWNEPCVSSCGDSRAIVYAPPVVVTFPGPIISTCPQECIVGSTMAEGGGMGSGGGGGMGSGGGGGMGSGGGGMGSGGGGWGSSGGGMGGSCGGGFSRLGGFYRSSLFSGYSRNSSPLSSRGYYRYLYGNYSSF; from the exons ATGTCCTCCTACGGAGCACTGCTGAGCTCCGGCTGCAGCGAGCCCTGCGAGGTcacctgcccagagccctgcatcAGCTACTGGAACGAGCCCTGTGTCAGCTCCTGTGGGGACTCCAGAGCCATTGTCTATGCTCCACCTGTGGTGGTGACCTTCCCAGGTCCCATCATCAGCACCTGCCCTCAGGAATGCATCGTGGGCAGCACCATGGCTGAGGGTGGAGGAATGggctctggaggaggaggaggaatgggctctggaggaggaggaggaatgggatctggaggaggaggaatgggatctggaggaggaggatggggctCCAGTGGTGGAGGAATGG ggggctCCTGCGGGGGAGGCTTCTCCCGCCTGGGAGGCTTTTACAGGAGCTCCTTGTTCTCAGGCTACAGCAggaactcctctcccctttcctcccggGGGTACTACCGGTACCTCTACGGCAACTACAGCTCCTTCTAG
- the LOC135192642 gene encoding claw keratin-like — MSCYSSPRCLPPCEVSCPQPCAYSTSLGPSIASCGDSTAVVYGPPVCIKFPGPFVANCPQETIVGAAVPNLSSLGGGSASSSWGTSRMLSSSGSGGYSSSGGYSGYGGYSGYGGGSWRGGSCASGISPGLGGCYRRLCSSSSSSSAGSRRGNCGYF; from the coding sequence ATGTCCTGCTACTCCAGCCCCCGCTGCCTGCCCCCCTGCGAGGTGTCCTGCCCGCAGCCCTGTGCCTACAGCACCAGCCTGGGGCCCAGCATTGCCTCCTGCGGGGACTCCACCGCTGTGGTTTATGGCCCCCCAGTCTGCATCAAATTCCCAGGCCCCTTTGTTGCCAACTGCCCTCAGGAAACCATCGTGGGGGCAGCGGTGCCCAACCTCAGCAGCCTGGGCGGGGGCAGTGCCTCTAGCTCCTGGGGCACATCGAGGATGCTGAGCTCCTCTGGCTCTGGAGGCTactccagctctggaggctaCTCTGGCTATGGAGGCTACTCTGGCTATGGAGGTGGCTCCTGGAGAGGAGGTTCCTGTGCCTCTGGCATCTCCCCGGGGCTGGGAGGCTGCTacaggaggctgtgcagcagcagcagcagcagcagtgctggatcTCGCCGAGGCAACTGTGGCTACTTCTAG